In the genome of Pseudarthrobacter sp. IC2-21, one region contains:
- a CDS encoding beta-ketoacyl-ACP reductase, giving the protein MSEATTARSVLITGGNRGIGLAIAEAFLANGDKVAVTYRSESRLPAGILGVKADVTDEASVDAAFSEVEAAHGPVEVLVANAGITKDTLLLRMSEDDFTSVIDTNLTGAFRVIKRASKGMIRMRKGRVVLISSVSGLYGAPGQINYSASKAGLVGVARSLTRELGSRGITANVVAPGFINTDMTAELPEATQKDYLSSIPAGRFAEASEVANVVRWIASDEAAYISGAVIPVDGGLGMGH; this is encoded by the coding sequence ATGTCTGAAGCCACCACCGCCCGCAGCGTCCTGATCACCGGGGGTAACCGCGGCATCGGGCTGGCCATCGCTGAAGCTTTCCTGGCCAACGGGGACAAGGTAGCTGTGACGTACCGGAGCGAGTCCCGGTTGCCGGCAGGAATCCTGGGCGTCAAGGCCGACGTCACCGATGAGGCCTCGGTGGATGCGGCCTTCAGCGAAGTGGAAGCAGCCCACGGGCCGGTGGAGGTGCTGGTAGCGAACGCCGGGATTACCAAGGACACTCTTCTGCTGCGCATGAGCGAGGATGACTTCACTTCCGTCATTGACACCAACCTCACGGGCGCGTTCCGCGTTATCAAGCGGGCGTCCAAGGGCATGATCCGGATGCGGAAAGGCCGCGTGGTCCTGATTTCCTCCGTGTCCGGGCTGTATGGGGCCCCGGGTCAGATCAACTACTCCGCGTCCAAAGCCGGACTTGTTGGCGTGGCCCGTTCCCTGACCCGGGAACTGGGCTCCCGCGGCATCACGGCCAACGTGGTGGCTCCCGGCTTCATTAATACGGACATGACCGCCGAACTCCCCGAAGCCACCCAGAAGGATTACCTGTCGAGCATTCCGGCAGGGCGTTTTGCCGAAGCTTCGGAAGTGGCCAACGTGGTCCGTTGGATTGCCAGCGACGAGGCAGCCTACATCTCCGGCGCCGTCATTCCCGTGGACGGCGGCCTCGGGATGGGCCACTAG
- a CDS encoding SDR family oxidoreductase, whose product MGLLDNKTAIVTGSSRGIGAEVAKILAGEGAAVVVNYRQKAPRANKVVQGIEAAGGRAVAVGADLTTQEGVQALASAAMENFGSLDVLVLNASGGMESGMEEDYALKLNRDAQVNMLNAAVPLMKEGSRVVFVTSHQAHFIDTVPTMPSYEPVARSKRAGEDALRELVPHLAEKGISLVVVSGDMIEGTVTATLLDRATPGAIEARRAEAGKLYSVEEFAEVVAGMATADVKSGHTEYAGGADYFGKSAN is encoded by the coding sequence GTGGGACTGCTGGATAACAAGACAGCCATCGTGACCGGATCCTCCCGCGGGATCGGCGCCGAAGTGGCAAAGATCCTGGCCGGCGAGGGCGCCGCCGTTGTAGTGAACTACCGGCAGAAGGCGCCGCGGGCCAACAAGGTCGTGCAGGGAATTGAAGCTGCCGGCGGCCGTGCCGTGGCGGTGGGGGCGGACCTGACCACCCAGGAAGGCGTCCAGGCCCTGGCCAGTGCGGCCATGGAGAACTTCGGCTCGCTGGACGTGCTGGTACTCAACGCTTCGGGTGGCATGGAGTCCGGCATGGAGGAGGACTACGCGCTCAAGCTGAACCGGGATGCGCAGGTTAACATGCTCAACGCGGCCGTGCCGCTGATGAAGGAAGGGTCCCGGGTGGTTTTTGTGACCAGCCACCAGGCCCACTTCATCGATACTGTGCCCACCATGCCGTCGTACGAGCCCGTAGCCCGCAGCAAGCGTGCCGGTGAGGATGCGCTGCGTGAACTCGTGCCGCACCTGGCCGAAAAGGGCATCTCCCTGGTGGTCGTGTCCGGTGACATGATCGAGGGCACGGTCACGGCCACCCTCCTGGACCGGGCCACGCCGGGCGCCATCGAAGCCCGCCGTGCCGAGGCCGGCAAGCTTTACTCCGTGGAGGAATTCGCTGAGGTGGTGGCCGGCATGGCTACCGCGGACGTCAAGTCCGGCCACACGGAGTATGCAGGCGGCGCGGACTACTTCGGTAAGAGCGCCAACTAG
- the serB gene encoding phosphoserine phosphatase SerB, translating to MTPNVTAVSYGPKLTDAELERLRSLWAGRGATVESESRGGDHRFEVLTAGLVVADSTAAGVAALRRAVADAGVDGLDTAIVPAGLREAPRKFLIMDVDSTLIQQEVIELLAAYAGKREEVAAVTEAAMRGELDFAQSLHARVAVLAGLPAAVVDAVRAEVQLSEGAAELVAAFKAAGHVVAVVSGGFNQVLRPIAEELGLDYWIANELEILDGVLTGRVLGAVIDRAAKEKYLREWAAAEGIAMEHTIAVGDGANDLDMLGAAGIGVAFNAKPAVRAVADSAINMPYLDTVRYIAGV from the coding sequence ATGACTCCGAACGTGACTGCGGTCAGCTATGGCCCCAAACTGACCGACGCCGAGCTCGAACGGCTGCGATCCCTCTGGGCCGGCAGGGGCGCCACCGTCGAGTCGGAGTCGCGGGGCGGGGACCACAGGTTTGAGGTCCTCACCGCCGGACTCGTCGTGGCGGACAGCACCGCCGCCGGCGTCGCAGCCCTCCGCCGGGCCGTGGCGGATGCGGGCGTCGACGGACTGGATACCGCGATCGTCCCGGCCGGGCTGCGCGAGGCTCCCCGGAAGTTCCTGATCATGGACGTCGACTCGACCCTCATCCAGCAGGAAGTCATCGAACTCCTGGCGGCCTACGCCGGCAAACGCGAAGAGGTGGCCGCCGTCACCGAAGCCGCCATGCGCGGGGAACTGGACTTCGCGCAAAGCCTGCACGCGCGGGTGGCGGTGCTCGCAGGGCTGCCTGCCGCCGTCGTCGACGCTGTCCGGGCCGAAGTGCAGCTCAGTGAAGGTGCCGCTGAACTGGTGGCCGCCTTCAAGGCGGCAGGCCACGTTGTGGCGGTGGTCTCCGGAGGTTTCAACCAGGTCCTGCGCCCCATCGCCGAGGAGCTCGGCCTGGACTACTGGATCGCCAACGAATTGGAAATCCTCGACGGCGTCCTCACCGGCAGGGTGCTCGGCGCCGTCATTGACCGGGCCGCCAAGGAGAAATACCTGCGCGAATGGGCTGCTGCCGAAGGAATCGCCATGGAGCACACCATTGCGGTGGGCGACGGCGCCAACGACCTTGACATGCTCGGGGCCGCCGGGATCGGGGTGGCGTTCAACGCCAAGCCGGCAGTGCGGGCCGTGGCAGACTCGGCCATCAACATGCCCTACCTGGACACCGTCCGGTACATCGCCGGCGTTTGA
- a CDS encoding ABC transporter ATP-binding protein codes for MSDVLEMASVSVVRGKKTLLDKVDWQVNEGERWVILGPNGAGKTTLLQVAAARLHPSSGTAGILDETMGRVDVFELRPRIGLSSAALASQIPESENVLNVVVTAAYGVTGRWREGYERPDERRAFRLLNDWGMGPMLNRTFATLSEGERKRVQIARALMTDPELLLLDEPAAGLDLGGREELVHKLGELASDEDSPAMVLVTHHLEEVPPGFTHAMLLRDGGVVAAGPIKEVLTDEHLSNTFGLALDVTENAGRYTATARR; via the coding sequence ATGAGTGATGTTCTTGAAATGGCTTCCGTCAGCGTTGTCCGAGGCAAAAAGACCCTATTGGACAAGGTGGACTGGCAGGTCAATGAGGGGGAACGCTGGGTCATCCTGGGACCCAACGGCGCCGGCAAGACCACTCTCCTGCAGGTAGCTGCAGCCCGGCTCCATCCCAGCAGCGGCACGGCCGGGATCCTGGACGAAACCATGGGCCGCGTGGATGTTTTCGAACTTCGTCCCCGGATTGGCCTGTCCTCGGCGGCGCTGGCCAGCCAGATACCCGAGTCGGAGAATGTCCTCAACGTTGTGGTCACCGCGGCGTACGGCGTGACCGGCCGCTGGCGTGAAGGATACGAACGGCCGGACGAACGGCGCGCCTTCCGGCTGTTGAACGACTGGGGCATGGGCCCGATGCTGAACCGGACCTTTGCCACACTGTCCGAAGGTGAACGCAAACGCGTGCAGATCGCCCGCGCCCTCATGACGGACCCCGAACTGCTCCTCCTTGACGAGCCCGCCGCAGGGCTGGACCTCGGCGGCCGCGAGGAACTCGTACACAAGCTGGGCGAACTCGCCAGCGATGAGGACTCACCGGCCATGGTCCTGGTCACGCACCACCTCGAGGAGGTGCCGCCAGGGTTCACGCACGCCATGCTGCTGCGCGACGGCGGTGTTGTCGCCGCCGGTCCCATCAAGGAGGTGCTCACCGACGAGCACCTCAGCAACACTTTCGGCCTGGCCCTGGACGTCACCGAAAACGCCGGCCGGTACACGGCCACAGCACGCCGCTGA
- a CDS encoding sulfite exporter TauE/SafE family protein translates to MELLSSILVFFAGLWAGTINAVVGSGTLVTFPVLIALGVAPVTASISNAMGLVAGNAAGAWGYRKELKGRGGQLLKLLPASLLGGISGAWLLLHLPEKVFYYAAPALIVLALLMVVFQPRLQRWVRSREENPEHALKDRNHGILLIVLVYLAGVYGGYFVAAQGILLVGILGVFMAGTIQNANAMKNILVLGVNIVAAVSYLLFAFGRINWPVVAIIAVSSLIGGFVGSKVGRRLSPPVLRGVIFALGLVALGFMIANLLK, encoded by the coding sequence GTGGAGCTTCTTAGCAGCATTCTTGTGTTTTTTGCCGGCCTGTGGGCCGGCACCATCAACGCCGTTGTAGGCTCCGGCACCCTGGTCACCTTCCCCGTCCTGATCGCCCTCGGGGTGGCCCCGGTGACTGCCTCCATCAGCAACGCCATGGGGCTGGTGGCCGGCAATGCCGCCGGCGCCTGGGGTTATCGCAAGGAACTCAAAGGCCGGGGCGGCCAGCTCCTCAAACTGCTGCCTGCCTCCCTGCTCGGCGGTATCAGCGGCGCCTGGCTGCTGCTCCACCTCCCGGAAAAGGTGTTCTACTACGCTGCTCCGGCCCTGATTGTCCTGGCCCTGCTGATGGTGGTCTTCCAGCCCCGGCTCCAGCGGTGGGTCCGGTCCCGGGAGGAAAATCCGGAGCACGCCCTCAAGGACAGGAATCACGGCATCCTGCTGATCGTCCTGGTGTACCTGGCGGGCGTCTACGGCGGCTACTTCGTGGCCGCCCAGGGCATCCTGCTGGTAGGGATCCTGGGTGTCTTCATGGCCGGAACCATCCAAAACGCCAATGCCATGAAAAACATTCTGGTCCTCGGCGTGAACATTGTGGCGGCAGTCTCATACCTGCTGTTCGCCTTCGGGCGGATCAACTGGCCGGTGGTGGCCATCATCGCGGTCAGTTCGCTGATTGGCGGCTTCGTCGGGTCCAAAGTGGGCCGTCGGTTGTCCCCGCCGGTCCTCCGCGGCGTGATCTTTGCCCTTGGCCTGGTGGCACTGGGCTTTATGATCGCCAATCTGCTGAAATAA
- a CDS encoding RNA methyltransferase, with translation MTIHYLESAADPRVSDYTQLTDVHLRKLREPAEGMYIAESSRVLRRALAAGHRPRSFFLAEKWLADLQDVLTAYPDVPAFIGSAALLEEITGFHLHRGAMAAMHRPAPVPLQDLLAAARRVVVLEDIVDHTNVGAIFRSAAALDIDAVLISPRCGDPLYRRSVRVSMGTVFQVPWARLESWPQDISVLKQNGFTVAALELTGDAVDVDRLAASNPDRLALVLGTEGAGMSPETLAAVDLAVKIPMRAGVDSLNVAAASAVAFWELRPRSSQGPH, from the coding sequence GTGACAATCCACTACCTTGAATCTGCCGCGGATCCCCGCGTCTCCGATTACACCCAGCTCACTGACGTGCACCTGCGGAAGCTCCGCGAGCCGGCCGAAGGCATGTACATCGCCGAATCGTCACGGGTCCTGCGCCGGGCGCTGGCGGCAGGCCACCGGCCGCGGTCGTTTTTCCTGGCCGAGAAATGGCTGGCGGACCTGCAGGATGTCCTGACCGCCTACCCGGATGTGCCGGCGTTCATCGGGAGCGCGGCGCTGCTGGAAGAGATCACCGGATTCCACCTGCACCGCGGGGCCATGGCCGCGATGCACCGGCCCGCACCGGTGCCGCTTCAGGACCTTCTGGCAGCTGCCCGCCGGGTGGTTGTCCTGGAAGACATTGTGGATCACACCAACGTCGGGGCCATCTTCCGTTCCGCCGCTGCCCTGGACATCGATGCCGTCCTGATTTCGCCGCGCTGCGGCGATCCCCTCTACCGGCGCAGCGTGCGCGTCAGCATGGGCACCGTGTTCCAGGTCCCGTGGGCACGGCTCGAATCCTGGCCGCAGGACATCTCGGTCCTCAAACAGAATGGGTTCACCGTCGCCGCACTGGAACTGACCGGGGACGCCGTGGACGTTGACCGGCTGGCCGCCAGCAACCCGGACAGGCTGGCCCTGGTGCTGGGCACGGAGGGCGCCGGCATGAGCCCAGAGACGCTCGCCGCCGTCGACCTGGCCGTGAAAATCCCCATGCGTGCCGGGGTGGATTCTTTGAACGTGGCGGCGGCCTCCGCCGTGGCATTCTGGGAGCTCCGGCCCCGGAGTTCGCAGGGGCCGCACTGA
- a CDS encoding type B 50S ribosomal protein L31: MKSDTHPKYEAVVFNDLASGVKFLTKSTVSSKKTIEWEDGNTYPVIDVEISSESHPFYTGKQRIMDSAGRVERFNARFKGFGGKK, encoded by the coding sequence ATGAAGTCTGATACACACCCGAAGTACGAAGCTGTTGTTTTCAACGACCTGGCTTCCGGCGTCAAGTTCCTGACCAAGTCCACCGTGTCTTCCAAGAAGACTATCGAGTGGGAAGACGGAAACACCTACCCGGTCATCGACGTCGAAATCTCCTCCGAGTCCCACCCGTTCTACACGGGTAAGCAGCGCATCATGGACTCCGCAGGCCGCGTCGAGCGCTTCAATGCTCGCTTCAAGGGCTTCGGCGGCAAGAAGTAA
- a CDS encoding biotin/lipoate A/B protein ligase family protein: protein MTAISSAPEDRPRSHHGEYKVPGGKLVVVDFDVVDGALSDVSLSGDFFLEPDEALPQINRALSGLPESTTAAELSAAVTGSLPPDAVLFGFSADAVAVTVRRALARATSWSDHTWDVIAPTVLPTHVNVALDEVLTEEVGSGRRNPTLRFWDWEEPSVVIGSFQSVRNELHPEGVARHGITVVRRISGGGAMFMEAGNCITYSLYVPQTLVDGISFADSYAFLDAWVMAALEKLGISAFYVPLNDIATEQGKIGGAAQKRLANGGMLHHVTMSYDIDADKMVEVLRIGKEKLSDKGTRSAKKRVDPLRRQTGMARTEIIAAMMEVFTERYGATPSELSAGELAAARERVAAKFGTEEWLHRVP, encoded by the coding sequence ATGACTGCCATTTCATCTGCACCCGAAGACCGCCCCCGCAGCCACCACGGCGAGTACAAAGTCCCCGGCGGCAAGCTGGTGGTGGTGGACTTCGATGTGGTGGACGGGGCGCTCTCTGATGTCTCCCTCAGTGGCGACTTCTTCCTGGAACCGGACGAAGCGCTTCCGCAGATTAACAGGGCCCTCAGCGGGCTTCCGGAAAGCACGACGGCGGCTGAGCTCTCCGCGGCAGTGACCGGTTCGCTGCCGCCGGACGCAGTCCTGTTCGGCTTCTCCGCCGATGCGGTGGCCGTCACCGTCCGCCGGGCGCTGGCACGGGCAACGTCGTGGTCGGACCACACATGGGATGTCATCGCGCCCACCGTGCTGCCCACCCACGTCAACGTCGCCCTGGACGAGGTCCTGACCGAGGAGGTGGGCTCCGGGCGCCGCAATCCCACGCTGCGCTTCTGGGACTGGGAGGAACCGTCCGTGGTGATCGGCAGCTTCCAGTCGGTCCGGAACGAACTGCACCCTGAGGGCGTGGCCAGGCACGGCATCACCGTGGTGCGCCGGATCAGCGGCGGGGGAGCGATGTTCATGGAGGCCGGCAACTGCATCACGTACTCGCTCTACGTGCCCCAAACACTGGTGGACGGGATCAGCTTCGCTGACTCCTACGCCTTCCTGGATGCCTGGGTGATGGCGGCTTTGGAGAAACTGGGCATCAGCGCCTTTTACGTGCCGCTGAACGACATTGCCACGGAGCAGGGCAAGATCGGCGGGGCGGCGCAGAAACGCCTGGCCAACGGCGGGATGCTGCACCACGTCACCATGAGCTACGACATCGATGCCGACAAGATGGTTGAGGTGCTGCGTATCGGCAAGGAAAAGCTCTCGGACAAGGGCACCCGCAGCGCCAAAAAACGCGTTGACCCGCTGCGGCGGCAGACCGGGATGGCCCGCACCGAGATCATCGCGGCCATGATGGAGGTCTTTACCGAGCGCTACGGGGCCACGCCGTCCGAACTATCCGCCGGGGAACTGGCAGCCGCCCGCGAACGGGTAGCCGCCAAGTTCGGCACCGAAGAATGGCTGCACCGCGTCCCCTGA
- the pepN gene encoding aminopeptidase N — MSHENLQRSEAATRSALITTHSYDVSLDVRQAADPEVAGYTSRSIIHFSAALPGAGSPAAPAGKPDEGHTAKPARTFLDFISGDVHSVILNGKSLPLADVVDGSRIRLDNLLAENQVTVTGTALYSRSGEGMHRFVDPADGQCYLYTQYEPADARRVFANFEQPDLKAEFTFHVMAPSGWHVASNGAEAARTPLTSDPDTSRWDFATTKPMSTYITTVLAGPYFKAEDHWSATLEDGTHLDVPLALYCRASMADSFDTAELFRLTKDGLAFFNRLFGFPYPWGKYDQAFVPEYNLGAMENPGLVTFTENYVFTSRATDAQYQARATTLMHEMAHMWFGDLVTMQWWNDLWLKESFADYMGTLGVDRATTWETAWVGFANKRKGWAYVQDQLPTTHPIVADIPDLEAAKQNFDGITYAKGASVLKQLVAYAGFDAFIAGSRQYFRDHAYGNTTLADLLSALSAASGRDLAGWAAQWLQTSGISTLSLDLEDHDGVLDSVTIVQDAVDPVTGREELRPHRLRVGLYDFDGDGALVRTGSVETDAAGHRTEVPELAGRPRPALLLPNDDDLTYAKVRLDPDSEATVLSSLGRITDPMARALCWTALWNSARDAESPAARYVDAVTAFGPSETGIGVLLNILENADTAVERYTPASQRAALRRDFLAAAADQLELAAPGSDHQLGWARTVATVSRRDNSLLARLRGILDGAVTVEGLAVDAELRWHIWHALAAHGEATVAELDAELARDTTASGRAGHATALAARPDPQVKADAWTEAVHGTALSNQLLSATIAGFTTAPPALLEPYVEPYFDCLRDVWQSRSIEIASRIVRGLFPAAEDLSADGARPEKQPVVLRTDAWLDANTEAPRALRRIVVEQRSHLLRALTAQLGSQGR, encoded by the coding sequence GTGTCACATGAGAATCTGCAGCGCAGCGAAGCCGCCACCCGTTCAGCCCTGATCACCACGCACAGTTACGACGTCTCCCTGGACGTACGGCAGGCGGCGGATCCGGAGGTGGCAGGCTACACCAGCCGGAGCATCATCCATTTTTCGGCGGCACTGCCCGGCGCCGGCTCGCCCGCGGCTCCGGCCGGGAAGCCCGACGAGGGGCACACCGCGAAGCCGGCCCGGACGTTCCTGGATTTCATCTCCGGCGACGTGCACAGCGTGATCCTCAACGGGAAATCCCTGCCGCTGGCGGACGTTGTGGACGGTTCCCGCATCCGGCTGGACAACCTCCTGGCCGAGAATCAGGTGACAGTGACCGGAACAGCGCTGTACAGCCGGTCAGGCGAGGGCATGCACCGTTTCGTGGATCCCGCCGACGGCCAGTGCTACCTCTATACGCAGTACGAGCCCGCCGACGCGCGCCGGGTGTTCGCCAACTTCGAGCAGCCGGACCTGAAAGCCGAATTCACCTTCCACGTGATGGCGCCGTCAGGCTGGCACGTCGCCTCCAACGGAGCGGAAGCCGCCCGCACCCCGCTGACCAGTGATCCGGACACCAGCCGCTGGGACTTCGCCACCACCAAACCGATGTCCACGTACATCACCACCGTCCTCGCCGGGCCCTACTTCAAGGCGGAGGACCACTGGAGCGCCACGCTTGAGGACGGCACGCACCTGGACGTGCCGCTGGCACTGTACTGCCGCGCCTCGATGGCTGATTCCTTCGACACCGCGGAACTTTTCCGTCTCACCAAGGATGGCCTGGCGTTCTTCAACCGGCTGTTCGGCTTCCCCTACCCCTGGGGCAAGTACGATCAGGCCTTTGTGCCGGAATACAACCTGGGCGCGATGGAAAACCCGGGACTGGTCACGTTCACCGAAAACTATGTGTTCACGTCGCGGGCCACCGATGCCCAGTACCAGGCACGCGCCACCACGCTGATGCATGAAATGGCACACATGTGGTTCGGGGACCTGGTGACCATGCAGTGGTGGAACGATCTGTGGCTGAAGGAGTCCTTCGCCGACTACATGGGCACCCTCGGGGTGGACCGCGCCACGACCTGGGAGACCGCCTGGGTGGGTTTCGCGAACAAGCGCAAGGGCTGGGCCTACGTACAGGACCAGCTGCCCACCACGCACCCCATTGTTGCGGACATCCCCGACCTTGAGGCCGCCAAGCAGAACTTCGACGGCATCACGTACGCCAAGGGCGCCTCGGTGCTCAAGCAGCTGGTCGCGTATGCGGGCTTTGATGCCTTCATCGCAGGCTCCCGGCAGTACTTCCGCGACCACGCCTATGGAAACACCACCCTGGCCGATCTCCTGTCCGCCCTGAGTGCGGCATCAGGCCGGGACCTGGCAGGCTGGGCAGCGCAATGGCTGCAGACCTCCGGGATCTCCACGCTGTCCCTGGACCTTGAGGATCACGACGGCGTCCTGGACTCCGTGACGATTGTCCAGGACGCCGTGGACCCGGTCACCGGACGGGAGGAACTGCGGCCGCACCGGCTTCGCGTGGGGCTCTACGACTTCGACGGCGACGGCGCCCTGGTCCGGACGGGCAGCGTTGAGACCGACGCGGCCGGTCACAGGACCGAAGTGCCGGAGCTCGCCGGCCGGCCCCGGCCTGCGCTCCTGCTGCCCAACGACGACGACCTGACCTATGCCAAGGTCCGGCTCGACCCGGATTCTGAGGCCACGGTGCTGTCATCGCTGGGCCGGATCACCGACCCCATGGCAAGGGCGCTCTGCTGGACAGCCCTGTGGAACTCCGCCCGTGATGCGGAGAGCCCTGCCGCCCGCTACGTGGATGCGGTCACCGCGTTCGGACCGTCCGAAACCGGGATCGGCGTGCTGCTGAACATCCTCGAAAACGCCGACACCGCCGTCGAACGCTATACCCCCGCGTCCCAACGGGCCGCCCTGCGTCGCGACTTCCTGGCGGCTGCCGCGGACCAGCTGGAACTGGCCGCCCCGGGCTCGGACCACCAGCTGGGCTGGGCCCGGACGGTGGCTACGGTCAGCCGCCGGGACAATTCCCTCCTGGCCCGGCTCCGGGGCATCCTGGACGGTGCGGTGACTGTCGAGGGCCTCGCTGTCGACGCCGAGCTGCGCTGGCACATCTGGCATGCGCTGGCCGCCCATGGCGAGGCTACGGTGGCCGAACTCGACGCCGAATTGGCGCGGGATACCACCGCCTCGGGCCGGGCCGGCCACGCCACCGCGCTCGCCGCCCGCCCTGACCCACAGGTCAAAGCCGACGCGTGGACGGAAGCCGTGCACGGGACCGCGCTGTCCAACCAGCTCCTCAGCGCTACGATCGCAGGTTTCACCACTGCGCCCCCTGCGCTGCTGGAGCCCTATGTCGAGCCGTATTTCGACTGCCTCCGCGATGTCTGGCAGAGCCGGAGCATCGAGATCGCCAGCAGGATTGTCCGGGGCCTGTTTCCCGCCGCGGAGGACCTGTCCGCTGATGGTGCCCGGCCGGAAAAGCAGCCGGTGGTGCTCCGGACCGATGCCTGGCTGGATGCCAACACTGAGGCACCGCGAGCCTTGCGCAGGATCGTGGTGGAACAGCGCAGCCACCTCCTGCGGGCGCTCACCGCGCAGCTGGGGTCACAGGGCCGGTAG
- a CDS encoding YeiH family protein, protein MPEKTSKGSAGGSSRRGWAGRGLPGDADRLIPGLLTAAVALAGAFAVHAMVPVLPAMTGAVALGLLAANLPGTAAWISGRARPGLDFAGKHLMRGGIVLLGLKVSVVDILDLGWLAMVVVTGVVLLSFAGTYALCRLFRLPSPTALLVATGFAICGASAIGAMAAVRRIRHADTVLPVALVTLCGTMAIGLLPLLMHPLRLSPLAFGAWTGASVHDVGQVVATAQSAGTAALGIAVVVKLTRVLLLAPVVAVAGMHHRAKADARQHVPVPLIPLFVAGFVAMVALRSTGWLPPGVLDAGAGLQDILLGAALFGLGSAVRIRTLLHTGARALLAALAAWLLIALLGLAAALLITP, encoded by the coding sequence ATGCCAGAGAAGACTAGCAAAGGGAGCGCCGGGGGCAGCAGCCGCCGGGGATGGGCCGGCCGCGGGCTGCCCGGGGATGCCGACAGGCTCATTCCCGGCCTGCTCACTGCGGCCGTGGCTCTCGCCGGCGCTTTCGCCGTGCATGCCATGGTGCCCGTCCTGCCTGCCATGACCGGGGCCGTGGCCCTGGGGCTGCTTGCGGCCAACCTGCCGGGAACAGCCGCCTGGATCTCGGGCCGGGCAAGGCCGGGACTCGATTTCGCGGGCAAACACCTGATGCGGGGCGGCATTGTCCTGCTGGGCCTGAAGGTGAGCGTCGTGGACATCCTGGACCTGGGGTGGCTGGCCATGGTTGTGGTCACGGGAGTGGTGCTGCTCAGCTTCGCCGGCACCTACGCCCTGTGCAGGCTGTTCAGGTTGCCCTCCCCGACCGCGCTCCTGGTGGCCACCGGATTCGCCATTTGCGGGGCGTCCGCCATCGGCGCCATGGCGGCGGTGCGGCGCATCCGGCACGCAGACACCGTTCTGCCGGTGGCGCTGGTGACTCTGTGCGGCACCATGGCGATCGGACTGCTGCCGCTGCTGATGCATCCGCTGCGCCTGAGCCCCCTGGCGTTCGGAGCCTGGACCGGCGCATCCGTGCACGACGTCGGCCAGGTGGTGGCCACCGCACAGTCCGCCGGGACGGCCGCCCTGGGGATCGCCGTGGTGGTCAAGCTGACTCGTGTGCTGCTCCTGGCGCCGGTGGTGGCCGTGGCAGGCATGCACCACCGCGCGAAGGCAGATGCCCGGCAACATGTGCCAGTGCCCCTGATCCCCCTTTTTGTGGCCGGGTTTGTGGCCATGGTCGCGCTCCGGTCCACGGGATGGCTCCCTCCGGGCGTACTTGACGCCGGCGCCGGACTGCAGGACATCCTGCTCGGGGCTGCACTGTTCGGACTCGGGTCCGCAGTGCGGATCCGCACACTCCTGCACACCGGAGCGCGGGCGCTGCTTGCGGCGCTTGCGGCGTGGCTCCTGATCGCCCTGCTCGGCCTGGCAGCCGCCCTGCTCATCACCCCCTAG